Genomic segment of Vibrio celticus:
GGCGGTTTTAATCTGCTTTTTCGGAACGGCTAATCCAAGACGAGGATTTGAAAGAGAGTTATTTCGGGCAATGATGGTGAAATGAGGGGAGCCAGCTCGATGAGCTTGCTTGAAGACATTTTGATAATGTTCGGGAGTTAACAAGCGTAACTCCCGACCGAAGGCTAGCTTATTCAAAATAATCAAAGATTACTTAGAAAGACGCTTACGGCCTTTTGCACGACGTGCATTGATTGTTGCGCGACCGTTCTTAGTAGCCATGCGAGCACGGAAACCGTGAGTACGCTTACGCTTTAGAACTGTAGGTTGAAAAGTGCGTTTCATTGTAATTACCTTACTGATCAGTAGTTTTAGGTTTTTGTTAAACCCGGCGTGGGCATTTTTTCTCTTCTTTATATAAGAAAGGAAAACCGACGCCTCTCAACAAAGAGGCGGAATTGTAATCACTGTCACAAAAAGTGTCAATGATTGGGTTAACTAAAATTCCGGTCGGGGGATTATACGTAGAATAACTAAAATCACAAGGATCCTTAGTCGATCCCAACCTTATTTAAGAATTTTTTTAATTTAGGATCCTGTGGATTACCAAAAATATCCTGTGGAGATCCCTGCTCGACAATATGACCGTCAGCCATGAAGATCACTCGGTCTGCGACCTCTCTAGCGAACTGCATTTCATGGGTAACCACCAGCATGGTTTGATGCTGATTTGCCAGTTTTTTCATTAGGTTAAGCACTTCGCCAACCCACTCAGGATCGAGCGCTGAAGTCGGCTCATCAAACAGTAAAAGCTCGGGTTGTAGTGCCATTGCACGGCCAATACCTACACGTTGTTGTTGGCCACCAGAGAGCGCGGCTGGGTAGCTATCGCCTTTGTCACCTAAGCCAATATCATCAAGTATTTGTTGTGCTTTTTCATGGGCTTGCTGTTTTTTCCAACCACGAACGGTAATTAAACCTTCAGCAATATTCTGTCTCGCGGTTTGGTGAGCGAACAGTGCATAGTTTTGGAACACAAAACCGGTCTTACGACGCAGTGCAAGCACCTCTGCCTTAGTGTGTTTCTGAGTATCAACCTTGATATCATCAATCGAAATCGTGCCTTGATCGGCTTGCTCTAGAAAATTCACACAACGCAGTAGGGTAGACTTACCCGTACCACTTGAACCTATGATG
This window contains:
- the rpmH gene encoding 50S ribosomal protein L34; the protein is MKRTFQPTVLKRKRTHGFRARMATKNGRATINARRAKGRKRLSK
- a CDS encoding amino acid ABC transporter ATP-binding protein, encoding MIKLQNIHKQFGDTEVLKGIDLEIKQGEIIVIIGSSGTGKSTLLRCVNFLEQADQGTISIDDIKVDTQKHTKAEVLALRRKTGFVFQNYALFAHQTARQNIAEGLITVRGWKKQQAHEKAQQILDDIGLGDKGDSYPAALSGGQQQRVGIGRAMALQPELLLFDEPTSALDPEWVGEVLNLMKKLANQHQTMLVVTHEMQFAREVADRVIFMADGHIVEQGSPQDIFGNPQDPKLKKFLNKVGID